One window of the Chryseobacterium camelliae genome contains the following:
- a CDS encoding zinc-dependent alcohol dehydrogenase has protein sequence MKAAVFHAPGHITCDTIDDPQIQDANDIILKVTSTAICGSDLHIYSGGIPQARPMVMGHEFMGIVEETGKNITNLKVGDRVVVPFPVACGSCHFCQNDLPVACEHSNPEFYGPEGGIFTEKGGALFGYTDLYGGYDGGQAQYVRVPYAHFGPRIVPDNLTDEQVLFLTDIFPTGYTGVKWGELKGGETVAIFGAGPVGSMAVKSAILYNAGKIIVVDTLQYRLDQIKKLTGCETILWEDAESTIEKIRDLTHGRGADVCIDAVGFEPERNLLDRAKAVVNFEKGSIKVLEACMSAVKRGGIVSIVGVYPVNYDNFKLGQIFDKGITIKAGQCNVHPIIDELMDHIQSGRVVLDDIITHRLSLDEVSKGYEIFDKKDDGCVKVVLDPWK, from the coding sequence ATGAAAGCGGCAGTTTTTCATGCACCTGGCCATATTACATGTGATACGATAGATGATCCGCAGATCCAGGATGCCAATGATATAATTTTAAAAGTAACTTCTACTGCAATATGCGGGAGCGATCTTCATATTTACTCAGGCGGGATTCCTCAGGCACGTCCTATGGTGATGGGCCATGAATTCATGGGGATTGTGGAAGAAACAGGAAAAAATATCACCAACCTAAAAGTTGGCGACCGGGTAGTAGTCCCATTCCCGGTGGCATGCGGAAGCTGCCATTTCTGCCAGAACGACCTTCCTGTAGCCTGTGAACACAGCAATCCTGAATTTTACGGCCCGGAAGGCGGCATTTTCACTGAAAAAGGGGGTGCGCTGTTCGGATATACGGATCTCTATGGAGGATATGACGGCGGACAGGCCCAATATGTGCGGGTTCCTTACGCTCATTTCGGACCGAGGATTGTCCCCGATAACTTAACGGATGAGCAGGTGCTATTCCTTACGGATATCTTCCCGACAGGGTATACCGGCGTTAAATGGGGTGAACTGAAAGGCGGGGAAACCGTAGCTATTTTCGGAGCGGGGCCAGTGGGTTCCATGGCAGTGAAAAGTGCTATCCTTTATAATGCCGGGAAAATTATTGTTGTAGATACCCTGCAATACAGGCTGGACCAGATTAAAAAGCTGACCGGCTGCGAAACCATCCTTTGGGAAGATGCTGAAAGCACCATAGAAAAGATCCGGGACCTGACCCACGGAAGAGGCGCCGATGTCTGTATTGATGCTGTAGGTTTTGAGCCGGAAAGAAACCTTCTGGACAGGGCAAAAGCCGTCGTAAATTTTGAGAAAGGGTCCATTAAGGTTCTTGAAGCCTGTATGAGTGCCGTGAAACGCGGCGGGATTGTTTCCATTGTCGGAGTATACCCGGTGAATTATGACAATTTCAAGCTTGGGCAGATTTTTGACAAAGGAATAACCATCAAGGCAGGCCAGTGTAATGTACATCCGATCATCGATGAGCTTATGGACCATATACAGTCCGGAAGGGTAGTCCTGGATGACATCATTACCCACCGCCTCTCGCTGGATGAAGTATCCAAAGGGTACGAAATTTTCGATAAGAAGGATGACGGCTGCGTAAAAGTAGTCCTTGATCCGTGGAAATAA
- a CDS encoding SDR family oxidoreductase, translating into MRLENKSVLITGGDSGIGKAVSLRFAKEGADIAIIYHEDRERAEEVQKEIESMNRKCIIIPGDISDHEFCKQAAKQAADAFGKIDILVNNAGTQTPCDDIEKLEVENIRKTFDANIIGMIMLTKEVFPYLSSGSSVINTTSATAYQGHEELVDYSATKGAIVAFTRSLALQSKPKNIRVNAVAPGPVATPLTKDTFGEEEDDPNKPPFERNATPEEVASSFLFLASDDAAQITGQVLHPNGGIVVNG; encoded by the coding sequence ATGAGATTAGAGAATAAATCGGTATTGATCACAGGAGGAGACAGTGGAATCGGTAAGGCGGTATCTTTACGGTTCGCCAAAGAAGGAGCCGATATCGCGATCATTTATCACGAGGACAGGGAAAGAGCCGAAGAAGTACAGAAGGAGATTGAGTCTATGAACCGTAAATGCATCATCATACCGGGAGATATCAGTGACCATGAATTCTGTAAACAGGCAGCAAAACAGGCAGCTGATGCATTCGGGAAAATAGATATTCTTGTCAACAATGCAGGAACACAAACACCATGCGATGACATTGAAAAACTGGAAGTAGAAAACATCAGGAAAACTTTTGATGCTAATATCATTGGTATGATCATGCTGACCAAAGAAGTCTTTCCTTATCTTTCATCCGGCAGCAGTGTCATCAATACCACCTCTGCCACGGCCTATCAGGGCCATGAAGAGCTGGTGGATTATTCGGCAACCAAAGGAGCCATTGTGGCATTTACCCGCTCACTGGCTTTACAGTCCAAACCTAAAAACATCCGCGTCAATGCCGTTGCTCCGGGTCCGGTAGCGACACCGCTTACCAAAGACACCTTCGGAGAGGAAGAAGATGATCCGAATAAGCCGCCTTTCGAGAGAAATGCAACTCCGGAGGAAGTAGCTTCCAGTTTCCTGTTCCTGGCTTCAGATGATGCTGCTCAGATTACCGGCCAGGTACTGCATCCCAATGGCGGGATCGTAGTGAACGGATAA
- the pncA gene encoding bifunctional nicotinamidase/pyrazinamidase, protein MKKALIIVDVQNDFCEGGALAVPEANQIIPYINLLMEENEYDQIVLTQDWHPANHKSFASNNGRKVGESIILNSIPQFMWPDHCVQGTFGAEFHKDLNRDKVTHIIQKGKNPEIDSYSGFQDNNHFMKTGLDDFLKYHDIQLLEIVGLAMDYCVKFTCLDAVANGYVTCLHFNGTKAVNVKPDNGRDALYEMIQKGVTVLG, encoded by the coding sequence ATGAAAAAAGCGTTAATCATCGTAGATGTGCAGAATGATTTCTGCGAAGGGGGTGCCCTTGCAGTTCCTGAGGCCAACCAGATTATCCCGTACATCAATCTGCTTATGGAGGAAAACGAATATGACCAGATTGTCCTTACCCAGGACTGGCATCCTGCCAACCATAAAAGCTTTGCCAGCAATAACGGCAGAAAAGTGGGAGAAAGCATCATCCTGAACAGCATCCCGCAGTTTATGTGGCCGGACCATTGCGTGCAGGGCACTTTCGGGGCAGAATTCCACAAAGACCTGAACCGCGATAAAGTAACCCACATCATCCAGAAAGGCAAAAATCCCGAAATCGACAGCTACAGCGGTTTTCAGGACAATAATCATTTTATGAAAACCGGATTGGACGACTTCCTGAAATACCATGACATCCAATTGCTTGAAATTGTCGGGCTGGCTATGGATTACTGCGTAAAATTCACGTGCCTGGATGCCGTAGCTAATGGTTATGTAACCTGCCTGCACTTCAACGGGACCAAAGCAGTGAATGTAAAACCGGATAACGGCAGGGATGCGCTGTATGAAATGATCCAGAAAGGGGTTACGGTACTTGGGTAA
- a CDS encoding YfiT family bacillithiol transferase, with protein MNDLEKKKFPIGQFTAPASISDAELEQHIRVIKNFPGRLKNLIEDFSDEQLDTQYRPGGWTVRQLVNHLADSHANSFIRFKLALTEDNPTIKPYDEARWAELQDSTGISVKPAMRMLKGTHQRWYFLLKTLTNRQFERTFHHPEHHEDHDLRYYLALYVWHCNHHFAHIENLKRDQCW; from the coding sequence ATGAATGATCTAGAAAAAAAGAAATTTCCTATCGGGCAATTCACTGCACCGGCATCCATTTCAGATGCAGAACTGGAGCAGCATATCAGGGTAATCAAAAATTTTCCCGGCAGGCTGAAAAACCTGATTGAGGATTTCAGCGATGAACAACTGGATACCCAGTACCGGCCGGGGGGCTGGACGGTGAGGCAGCTGGTTAACCACCTTGCAGACAGCCATGCCAACAGCTTTATCCGCTTCAAACTGGCGCTTACGGAAGATAATCCGACCATAAAACCTTATGATGAAGCCCGATGGGCCGAACTTCAGGACAGCACGGGAATCTCCGTAAAGCCGGCTATGAGAATGCTCAAAGGCACGCATCAGCGATGGTATTTCCTTCTTAAAACCCTTACCAACCGGCAGTTTGAAAGGACTTTCCATCATCCTGAACATCATGAAGACCATGACCTGAGATATTATCTTGCTTTGTACGTATGGCACTGCAACCATCATTTCGCCCATATTGAGAATCTGAAACGAGACCAATGCTGGTAA
- a CDS encoding SDR family NAD(P)-dependent oxidoreductase: MERKNEYALVTGATSGIGYELAKLLAKNGYDLAIVSRDEQQLNHKAEEFKSLGARVTVICKDLFSQDQVYEIYTELEANGISPSVLVNDAGQGAYGKFIDTDIQKEINIVNLNILSVIILTKLFLKDRIAKGSGKILNLASIASKAPGPWHSVYHGTKAFVLSWSEAIREELKDTGITVTALLPGPTATDFFNKAGMNESKILEDPGNLSSPEEVAKDGFDALMNGDDKIVSGVKNKMMVAMTNITTDSMAAHRMSEMQKPKTEK; encoded by the coding sequence ATGGAACGTAAAAATGAATATGCTCTGGTTACCGGTGCTACAAGCGGCATCGGGTATGAGCTGGCCAAGCTGCTGGCCAAAAACGGGTATGACCTTGCTATCGTCTCCAGAGATGAGCAGCAACTGAATCACAAGGCAGAAGAATTTAAGTCACTTGGGGCTAGAGTTACCGTCATCTGCAAAGACCTTTTCAGCCAGGATCAGGTATATGAAATATATACTGAGCTGGAAGCGAACGGCATAAGCCCTTCGGTTCTGGTCAATGATGCGGGACAGGGCGCTTACGGTAAATTCATTGACACCGATATACAGAAAGAGATCAATATCGTGAACCTGAATATCCTTTCGGTAATCATACTCACTAAACTCTTTCTGAAAGACCGGATAGCAAAAGGTTCCGGAAAAATCCTCAATCTGGCATCCATAGCCAGCAAGGCACCCGGGCCCTGGCATTCCGTATACCACGGAACCAAAGCATTCGTCCTGTCATGGTCTGAGGCCATCCGCGAAGAGCTGAAAGATACGGGAATCACTGTAACAGCACTTTTGCCTGGTCCTACAGCAACCGACTTTTTCAATAAAGCCGGCATGAACGAAAGCAAGATATTGGAAGATCCGGGCAACCTTTCTTCACCGGAAGAGGTAGCTAAGGACGGCTTCGATGCCCTGATGAACGGTGATGACAAAATAGTTTCAGGAGTAAAAAATAAAATGATGGTTGCCATGACCAATATCACAACAGACAGTATGGCTGCCCACAGAATGTCAGAAATGCAGAAACCAAAAACAGAAAAATAA
- a CDS encoding catalase produces the protein MKDFTPNNKKTDQLDQHSVSNENEKLTTNQGLKINNDQDSLTAGDRGPTLMEDFIFREKMTHFDHERIPERVVHARGSGAHGVFKLTKSLSKYTKAKFLTDTEKETPVFIRFSTVAGNRGSTDLARDVRGFAVKFYTDEGNYDLVANNIPVFFIQDAIKFPDLVHALKPEPDNEIPQAASAHDTFWDFISLVPESMHMIMWVMSDRSIPRSYRMMEGFGVHSFRFINDEGKAHFVKFHFKPRLGVHSVAWDEAQKISGLDPDFHRRDLWEAIENGQYPEWDFGVQVIPEEDEDQFDFDLLDPTKIIPEEVVPVELVGTITLNKNPDNFFCETEQIAFHPGHVVPGIDFSNDPLLQGRLFSYTDTQLIRLGSPNFHEIPINRSVKTVHNNQREGYMRQQIDKGKVSYHPNSMGGGCPFQAMMSEDGFASHQETVSGPKVRRRSRSFVDHYSQAKLFYNSQSEPEKMHLQNALVFELSKVTIPAIRERMVSQLAYVDQVLAANVAQKLGVEVLALDMPNQSIPADADPATLQSEEREPETKYSEALSMMNTIKNTISSRKVGFIMANGADGAAAKELMITLEGKGAVVEIIGTSVAPITAHDGSVLVPKHSLTTTGSVCFDALYICAGEQSTLQLMNAENKHLVLSFINDAYKHCKSIYFGEGTEAIYNLSNPSMRQHEDPAIITSEDADQATKFINAIANHRVWDLELERNS, from the coding sequence ATGAAAGACTTCACACCAAACAACAAAAAAACCGACCAGCTGGATCAGCACAGCGTATCCAACGAAAACGAAAAACTGACTACCAACCAGGGACTGAAAATCAATAATGATCAGGATTCCCTTACCGCCGGCGACCGTGGCCCTACACTGATGGAAGATTTCATCTTCAGGGAAAAAATGACGCATTTCGATCATGAACGGATTCCTGAGAGAGTCGTTCATGCCCGTGGCTCGGGAGCGCACGGTGTTTTTAAGCTTACCAAAAGCCTTTCAAAATATACGAAAGCTAAATTTCTGACGGATACAGAAAAGGAAACGCCTGTCTTCATCCGTTTTTCAACGGTAGCAGGAAACAGGGGAAGTACCGACCTGGCCAGGGACGTAAGGGGATTTGCCGTAAAATTCTATACTGATGAAGGAAACTATGATCTTGTTGCGAACAATATACCGGTATTCTTTATCCAGGATGCCATCAAATTCCCCGATCTTGTCCATGCCCTGAAGCCGGAGCCGGACAATGAAATCCCGCAGGCAGCTTCTGCCCATGATACATTCTGGGATTTCATCTCGCTGGTGCCGGAAAGCATGCATATGATCATGTGGGTCATGAGTGACAGGTCCATTCCGCGAAGCTACAGGATGATGGAAGGTTTTGGAGTGCATTCTTTCAGGTTTATCAATGATGAAGGTAAGGCACATTTCGTTAAATTCCATTTCAAACCCAGACTTGGGGTCCATTCCGTAGCCTGGGACGAAGCCCAGAAAATTTCAGGGCTTGACCCGGATTTCCACAGACGTGATCTTTGGGAAGCTATTGAGAACGGCCAGTATCCTGAATGGGATTTCGGGGTTCAGGTTATTCCGGAAGAAGATGAAGACCAATTTGATTTTGACCTTCTTGACCCTACCAAAATCATCCCTGAAGAAGTGGTGCCTGTTGAACTGGTAGGAACCATTACCCTGAATAAGAACCCGGATAATTTTTTCTGTGAAACGGAACAGATTGCTTTCCACCCGGGCCATGTCGTTCCCGGAATAGATTTCAGCAATGATCCTCTGTTACAGGGAAGGCTTTTCTCTTATACCGACACGCAGCTGATCAGGCTCGGTTCACCTAATTTCCATGAGATCCCGATTAACCGTTCCGTCAAAACGGTTCACAACAACCAGCGCGAAGGCTACATGAGGCAACAGATTGATAAAGGGAAAGTAAGTTATCATCCCAATTCCATGGGCGGAGGCTGCCCGTTCCAGGCCATGATGTCTGAAGATGGTTTTGCTTCTCACCAGGAAACCGTTTCCGGCCCTAAAGTAAGAAGGAGAAGCAGGAGCTTTGTGGACCATTATTCGCAGGCTAAACTGTTTTACAACAGCCAGTCGGAACCGGAAAAAATGCACCTTCAGAATGCCCTTGTTTTTGAACTGTCGAAAGTAACCATTCCGGCAATCCGCGAAAGGATGGTATCCCAGCTGGCCTATGTTGACCAGGTCCTGGCCGCCAATGTAGCGCAAAAACTGGGGGTTGAAGTACTGGCTCTGGACATGCCAAATCAGAGTATCCCGGCAGATGCTGATCCTGCTACACTGCAGAGCGAGGAAAGAGAGCCGGAAACCAAATATTCGGAAGCATTAAGCATGATGAATACCATCAAAAATACGATCAGCAGCCGTAAAGTAGGTTTTATAATGGCCAACGGGGCTGACGGAGCAGCCGCTAAAGAGCTGATGATTACGCTGGAAGGAAAAGGAGCTGTAGTGGAAATTATAGGAACCAGTGTAGCTCCTATTACTGCGCATGACGGATCTGTATTGGTTCCGAAGCATTCCCTGACCACAACGGGTAGTGTTTGCTTTGATGCCCTGTACATCTGTGCCGGCGAGCAGTCCACTTTACAGCTGATGAACGCCGAAAATAAACACCTTGTGCTGAGCTTCATCAACGATGCCTATAAGCACTGTAAATCCATTTATTTCGGAGAAGGTACAGAGGCTATCTATAACCTCAGCAATCCTTCCATGAGGCAGCATGAAGATCCTGCGATCATTACGTCGGAAGATGCAGACCAGGCAACAAAGTTCATCAATGCCATTGCGAATCACAGGGTCTGGGACCTGGAGCTTGAAAGGAATTCGTAA
- a CDS encoding CinA family protein: MDFQKNLLEYISHSLITADQSVSVAESVTSGFLQLAFSQMPNASLFYRGGVTAYALSEKVKLLQVDKQEAEECDCVSENIAKTMALNVARLFETDWSIATTGYCTPNRSSLYKIFAYYCISFRGEVVVTKKLELHPKTQALNAQLYYTEFILGCFKSEINQLLILK; encoded by the coding sequence ATGGATTTTCAGAAGAATCTTTTAGAATACATAAGCCATTCGCTGATCACAGCTGATCAGAGCGTCTCTGTAGCAGAAAGTGTGACGTCAGGCTTTTTACAGTTAGCCTTTTCACAAATGCCGAATGCCTCCCTATTTTACAGGGGAGGAGTTACGGCGTATGCTTTGTCTGAAAAAGTAAAACTTCTTCAGGTCGACAAACAGGAGGCGGAAGAGTGTGACTGTGTATCAGAAAATATTGCAAAGACTATGGCCCTGAATGTGGCCAGGCTTTTTGAAACCGACTGGTCTATTGCCACTACGGGATACTGCACGCCTAACCGGAGTTCGCTGTATAAAATTTTTGCCTACTACTGTATTTCCTTCAGAGGAGAAGTAGTGGTTACCAAAAAACTTGAGCTTCATCCTAAAACCCAGGCGCTGAATGCACAGCTGTATTATACAGAATTTATCCTGGGCTGCTTTAAGAGTGAGATCAATCAGCTGTTAATTTTAAAATAA
- a CDS encoding KGG domain-containing protein yields the protein MNNRNSNNRGSRGNSNASDSFEEIYQLGYEHGYEDGSNDEEYDDDFSDYEDDFDNSYDDGDYDDEDYDDEDYDDEDYDDEDYDDEDDEDDNGSRGRGRGNQQRDNQGRFTSGGGRGGSRGRSGSGSGSGGSRSGSGRGRSSSSGNGSSRRGFASMSKAERTRIARMGGQASHRGSGSGNSGSGNSGRGSGSGSGRGRSGSNGNSGRGSNSGNGGSGRGSNSGSGSSGRGFASMSKAERTRIARMGGQASHGGGRSSGRSGFGGRRNNS from the coding sequence ATGAACAACAGAAATTCAAACAATCGTGGTTCAAGAGGCAATTCCAACGCATCAGACAGTTTCGAGGAAATTTACCAGCTAGGCTATGAGCATGGGTACGAAGACGGATCCAATGATGAAGAATATGATGACGATTTTTCAGATTATGAAGATGACTTTGACAACAGCTATGACGACGGAGATTATGATGATGAGGACTACGATGATGAAGATTATGACGACGAAGACTATGATGATGAGGATTATGACGATGAAGACGATGAAGATGACAATGGCAGCAGGGGCAGAGGAAGAGGAAACCAGCAGAGAGATAATCAGGGAAGATTCACATCCGGTGGCGGCAGAGGAGGTTCCAGAGGCCGTTCAGGTTCAGGATCGGGATCAGGAGGATCAAGGTCCGGCAGCGGCAGAGGAAGGTCTTCTTCATCCGGTAACGGATCTTCCAGGAGAGGTTTTGCTTCGATGAGCAAAGCTGAAAGAACAAGAATTGCCCGTATGGGCGGACAGGCTTCCCACAGAGGATCAGGATCAGGAAACAGCGGTTCCGGAAATTCGGGCCGTGGATCAGGTTCAGGATCAGGAAGGGGAAGATCGGGATCCAATGGTAATTCAGGACGCGGTTCCAATTCCGGCAACGGAGGTTCAGGCAGGGGATCGAATTCAGGATCCGGTTCTTCAGGAAGAGGTTTTGCTTCCATGAGCAAAGCTGAGCGTACCAGAATTGCCCGTATGGGAGGCCAGGCTTCCCATGGAGGCGGAAGATCTTCAGGCAGATCAGGATTCGGAGGCAGACGTAATAATTCATAA
- a CDS encoding ferritin-like domain-containing protein produces the protein MATKTTDTNTTAGSNSPATASSKKTTQVDNATVNEDKMKNSPLHKFFLSALKDIYFAENAIIEALGKMQEAATTEELKEAFEDHQLQTQKHVSRLEKIFRLLEETPEKKECEAIKGIIREGEEIIKSTEEGSMTRDAALIIAAQKVEHYEIATYGGLAQLAITMGHDKVADLLEKTLQEEEDTDYNLTDIAETFINFDAEQED, from the coding sequence ATGGCAACTAAAACAACAGATACTAACACCACAGCCGGCAGCAATTCTCCTGCAACGGCATCTTCAAAAAAAACAACACAGGTAGACAATGCAACGGTCAATGAAGACAAAATGAAAAACTCACCGCTGCATAAATTCTTTTTGAGCGCCCTGAAAGATATTTATTTCGCAGAAAATGCGATTATCGAAGCACTGGGAAAAATGCAGGAAGCGGCAACCACGGAAGAGCTGAAAGAAGCTTTTGAAGACCATCAGCTTCAAACCCAGAAGCATGTAAGCCGCCTTGAAAAAATATTCAGGCTCCTTGAGGAAACTCCAGAGAAAAAAGAATGCGAGGCCATCAAAGGTATCATCAGGGAAGGTGAGGAAATCATTAAATCAACAGAAGAAGGCAGCATGACCCGTGATGCCGCATTAATCATTGCCGCACAGAAAGTGGAGCATTACGAGATTGCCACCTACGGCGGACTTGCTCAGCTGGCTATTACCATGGGACATGATAAAGTGGCCGACCTTCTGGAAAAAACACTGCAGGAAGAAGAAGATACAGATTACAATCTTACGGACATCGCAGAGACATTCATCAATTTTGATGCAGAACAAGAAGATTAG
- a CDS encoding Crp/Fnr family transcriptional regulator gives MDNINAYLARVLEVPLEKVNMCSLHYESRKVSKNQFLLEYGEICRNIYFVEKGLLKMYSIDKNGKEHIIQFAPESWLISDRSSLYFNEKSIYYIEAVEDSEVLFLHPDFFSRLVEQFPNSIEKSDIIAQKHIRSLQDRINSLLGETAEERYLKFIRMYPDLLLRVPQWMIASYLGITPESLSRVRKELARKNFVPD, from the coding sequence ATGGACAATATTAATGCTTACCTCGCCAGGGTACTGGAAGTCCCTTTAGAGAAGGTCAATATGTGCAGCCTGCACTATGAGAGCAGGAAGGTTTCCAAGAACCAGTTTCTCCTGGAGTACGGTGAAATATGCAGGAATATATATTTCGTTGAAAAAGGGTTGCTGAAAATGTATTCTATCGATAAAAACGGTAAGGAGCACATCATACAGTTTGCACCGGAAAGCTGGCTGATTTCCGACCGGAGCAGCCTCTACTTCAATGAAAAATCAATCTACTATATAGAAGCCGTAGAAGATTCTGAGGTTTTATTCCTGCATCCTGATTTTTTCAGCCGGCTGGTAGAACAGTTCCCGAACAGCATTGAAAAGAGTGACATTATTGCCCAGAAACATATCAGGAGCCTTCAGGACAGGATCAATTCCTTATTGGGAGAGACCGCTGAAGAACGGTATCTGAAGTTCATCAGAATGTATCCTGATCTACTTTTACGGGTTCCGCAATGGATGATAGCCTCGTACCTTGGCATTACGCCTGAGAGCTTAAGCCGTGTAAGGAAAGAACTGGCACGGAAGAATTTTGTTCCGGATTAA
- a CDS encoding DUF1569 domain-containing protein, protein MLVKKSLHDPACFRELISRISCLTEESEAQWGKMDVSQMMRHCDLVLQIPLYKINLPEINPIFRTIGKVTKYEMKIFNNGIPRNMPTFQKLIVNFECDFKESKENLLKTMKEYLTAYDHKRLPGRHILFGSMTTEDWGFLEFKHLDHHLKQFDV, encoded by the coding sequence ATGCTGGTAAAGAAAAGCCTGCATGATCCTGCCTGTTTCAGAGAATTGATCAGCAGGATTTCATGTTTAACAGAAGAGTCAGAAGCACAATGGGGTAAAATGGATGTCTCCCAGATGATGAGGCATTGTGACCTGGTCCTTCAGATTCCTCTGTATAAGATAAATCTTCCCGAAATTAACCCGATTTTCAGGACAATAGGCAAGGTCACTAAATATGAAATGAAAATTTTTAATAACGGAATTCCGAGAAATATGCCCACTTTTCAAAAACTAATCGTTAATTTTGAATGTGACTTTAAGGAATCGAAAGAAAACCTGCTGAAAACCATGAAAGAATATCTGACTGCATATGACCACAAGCGTCTGCCGGGCCGGCATATTCTTTTCGGCAGCATGACCACTGAAGACTGGGGCTTTCTGGAATTTAAACATCTCGACCATCACCTTAAACAATTCGACGTATGA
- the ytxJ gene encoding bacillithiol system redox-active protein YtxJ, whose protein sequence is MSFFNKIFGGNEDKPETKSFWKPIESEQELAEAIEQSHHKKIAIFKHSTSCFISKTVLRNFEKEIAEAAPDAELYYLDLLAYRPISNKIAEDFGITHQSPQLIVIEHGKALNNASHQSISISQLD, encoded by the coding sequence ATGAGCTTTTTTAATAAAATATTCGGCGGTAATGAAGATAAGCCGGAAACAAAATCATTCTGGAAACCGATAGAATCTGAACAGGAACTGGCCGAAGCCATTGAACAGTCCCATCATAAAAAGATCGCAATCTTCAAGCACTCCACCAGCTGTTTCATCAGTAAAACGGTGTTGAGGAACTTTGAAAAAGAAATAGCCGAGGCAGCACCCGATGCAGAACTGTATTACCTGGACCTGCTGGCATACAGGCCGATTTCAAATAAGATTGCGGAGGATTTCGGCATCACGCATCAAAGCCCGCAGCTGATTGTTATTGAACATGGGAAAGCTTTAAATAATGCTTCCCACCAAAGTATATCTATAAGCCAACTTGACTGA
- a CDS encoding Crp/Fnr family transcriptional regulator yields MVIQEEILYSMGATAKDYGPSEFIFNEGEQPNYYYQIISGEIKLNNYNEDGKEFIQDILAAGQSCGESILFIDKPYPMNAETITDCKVIRLKKAAFFSLLNESPKLCLEISNVISQGLYHKFIMMQNISSQNPTTRLKGLMDYLKSFESDKKPYSFMVPLTRKQMASLTGLCVETAIRTIKAMEKNNILKIQGRKILY; encoded by the coding sequence ATGGTTATTCAAGAAGAGATATTATATTCAATGGGAGCTACTGCAAAAGACTATGGTCCTTCGGAATTCATTTTTAATGAAGGTGAGCAGCCCAATTATTACTACCAGATTATAAGCGGAGAGATTAAGCTTAACAATTATAATGAAGACGGCAAGGAATTCATTCAGGATATCCTGGCTGCCGGCCAGAGTTGCGGCGAAAGCATTCTTTTTATTGACAAGCCCTATCCGATGAACGCTGAAACCATTACAGACTGTAAGGTAATCAGGCTTAAAAAGGCTGCCTTCTTTAGCCTTCTGAATGAATCTCCAAAATTATGCCTGGAAATAAGCAATGTCATTTCACAGGGTTTGTACCACAAGTTTATCATGATGCAAAACATTTCCTCCCAGAATCCTACCACCAGGCTGAAAGGGCTGATGGATTACCTGAAAAGTTTCGAGAGTGACAAAAAGCCTTATTCATTTATGGTTCCTTTAACCAGAAAACAAATGGCCAGCCTCACCGGATTATGTGTAGAAACAGCTATAAGGACTATCAAGGCCATGGAGAAAAATAACATCTTGAAAATACAGGGCCGCAAAATTTTATATTAA